The genome window ATTTTGGGAGGCGGCCCCTTGGACGGATGATTTCGTTGATATCGAAGGTGATCTTCGTCCAAAGCCAGAGAAACAGACTCGGGTAAAGATGCTGTGGGATGACGACTATTTCTACTTTGCTGCCGAGCTGATGGAAGATCAGATATGGGCTACCTTGACTGAGCGTGATTCCGTTATTTTCTATGATAATGACTTCGAGATTTTTATCGATCCTGACGGGGATTCCCATCAATATTATGAGTTCGAGATCAATGCGCTCAATACGGTATGGGATCTGTTATTGGTGAAGCCTTATCGGGATGGTGGGCCACCGGTTAACGGTTGGGATATCAGCGGTCTCAAGACGGCCGTATATATCGATGGAGAACTGAACAATCCTGGGGCGGATAACCGGAAATGGAGTGTGGAAGTCGCGATTCCCTGGACCAGTCTAAAGGAATGTGCCGAAGGAAACCGTCCACCTGCACCAGGTGAATTCTGGCGTGTCAACTTCTCACGTGTGGAGTGGCAGACCGAGGTACAGGGCGGTGAGTACCGTAAGGTGCTGAATCCGGAGACCGGAAAACCTTATTCGGAGGACAACTGGGTGTGGTCACCTATGGGCATTATTAACATGCACTACCCGGAGTTATGGGGGTATGTTGTATTCTCGGATGACGGAACGGATGAGTCGTTTGCGTTGCCGGAAGATGAACGAATCAAATGGGAGCTTCGCAAGCTCTATTACCGTGAACGCAATTATTATGAAACCCATGGCGAATTTACCCAAGATATGAAGTTGCTTATGGGTGAGGATTCGTGGAGTTGTGAGCCTGTAATCGAAACGACGCGCAGCCTGTTTCAGATTGCTGCGCCTTCTTCGGACGGCACGGCCTTAATCTGTATTCGGGAAGACGGAAAGCTGTGGAAGGAGTGAGGACATAATGACCAGTCAAACCTTGATATTTTCCCTTGATGCACAGTCTTTGGCGAGGATCGAGCAGAAGTTCCAAGAGAAGGTGCAGTTTGCAGAGGCCCGCAAATCGGAGTTGTTTGATATTTTTCAGCAGGAGCTAACGGAAGAAGAGACATGGGCGTTGAAATATGTCTATGCCTATATGCCGGTAAACGACATGGCTGATTATAACGGGGACTTGTTCTTGAGTCATGTGCGCCGGGCTTTGGACACCCGCATACGTGTGCCTTGGGGAGATCGCGTTCCGGATCATCTGTTCCTTCATTTTGTGCTGCCTTATCGGATAAATACGGAGAATATTGAAGATTTTCGCGGTTTGATCTATGACGAATTAGCTGAGCGGACAGCGAAGTTATCCATGGCAGATGCGATTCTGGAGACCAATTACTGGTGTCATGAGAAAGCGACTTATATTGGCAGTGATTTGCGTACGATATCACCGCTGACGATGATCCAAAATGCTCGGGGTCGATGCGGCGAAGAATCCACGCTGGCGGTGGCTGCTCTTCGTAGCATCGGCATTCCTGCCCGTCAGGTCTACACACCTCGCTGGGCTCACTGTGACAGTAATCATGCTTGGGTAGAAGCTTGGGCAGATGGTCAATGGTATTACATTGGGGCATGCGAGCCGGAAGCCCGTCTGAATCAAGGATGGTTCAGTCCGCCAGCCCGCAGGGCCATGCTCATTAATACGAGAATCTATGCCAACTATCCCGGACCGGAGGATATAACGCTCTCCGAAAAGGGATTTACGGAAATTAATCTGCTTGAGAATTATGCACCTACACGCACCATTCGTGTGAAGGTGAACAATGAGCAGGGAGAGCCCGTACCCGATGCCAGCGTCCGTTTTGAGCTGTATAATGCGGCGGAATTCTATCCGATTGCCGAAGTGAGGACGGACGCACAAGGGGAAGTGGCCTTAAAGACAGGCTATGGCGACCTGTTGATTCGTGCGGTCAGTGAGGGTAAGTGGAGGGAGATCCTATTCAAGGCTCAGGGGAACGACCATGTAGAGCTTGTGCTGGATTCGTCAGAGCAGCCGGCAGGGAGCGTGGACTTTGATATGGTTCCTCCTCCAGAAGGGGATGGAGAGAACACGGTTGCGTTATCGGAAGAGCAGATTCAGATTCATAATCGTCGTCTGGAGGAAGGAGCACAGACCCGAAGCGAGTATGAGGATACTTTCCTGAGGCAAGAGGAGGCCGTCTCACTGGCTCATTCGGTTGGACTACCCCAGGTGCGGGTGTGGAATATTCTCCAGAAGGCACGAGGGAACAGTCATGAAATTGCAGCTTTCATAGAGGAATGCTCCAATGTATACGGTGAGTGGCCGCTTCGTCTGCTGGAGTCGATGAATGAAAAAGATTTAATTGATACTTCTCGCCAGACGCTACACGATCATCTGATTGGTGCGCTCTCGCAGCAAGGATCATGGGCGGAAGATACGTTTGTGAGATACATCCTGTGTCCGCGGATCTCCTATGAGATGCTGGTCCCTTATCGAAGTGTATTCCAGTATGCATTTTCGGCAGATGAGGCAGCAGCCTTCAGGGAGAATCCCTCGACACTTGTCCGAATGCTGGAACAGCAATATGAATACTATGACGATCTTCCTAATCTAAAAGGCAAAGGGAATCCGATTGGAACGTTTAGTCTAATGAAGGGAGATGCTCAGTCGCTGGATATACTGTTTGTGGCGGTATGTCGCAGTTTGGGTATTCCGGCCCGATTACATCCGAGCGCTCAGAAACCACAGTATCTATGCGATAGAGGATGGGAGGACGTGGTGTTTAGTCTCACCTTACCTCCAACTCAGGGAAGTATAACCTGGGGAAAGCTCCAACTTCGTAGAGATCCAAAATCTACGCAGGATACCCCTGCAGCATCTTATTTTGAGAACTTCTCGTTTGCCCGTCTGGAAGATGGTATCTATAAGACACTGATATATCCTTATGGCAGTACGGATGTCTATAGCGAGCCATATGAGGTTGAACCGGGCGCTTATCGCTTAACGACAGGCATTCGTCTAAAAGATGGAACGGTAAACGTACGCTTCGTGTACTTTACCGTGAATGCCGGAGATACAACTGAGGTTGTGTTAACTTATCGCGAGATTGAGGTTGATATTCCTGTACTGGGTAAACTTGCACCAGGAAGTATACTGACCCATCTGAATGGTTCAGAGGTGGAGCTGGAAGAACTTCTGGGATCGGAGGGCGCCATAGCTGCCTGGATTGAACCTGAGCGTGAACCAACGAAACATCTGATTCGTGAACTGTGCGAGCTGGCAGAGCCGCTGGATAAGTTGGGCATCCCCATCGTGCTCATAATTGGAGACACGGAATGGAACGCTTCCTTTGACCCTGTTGGTTATCCTAAGCTGCCAATATGCACGGTTTTTGTACGGGATTCCAATTATGCTTCCTTGTCCGGTTTCATTTCGAAACCTGCAGCTCACGAAGCAGGCTACCCACATCTGTTTGTGCTGGATAACCAGCTTCAGATTCGTTACTCGGCTTCCGGGTACAAGATCGGTACTGGGAAGGAAGCCTTGCAGATAGCTGCTGCGATAACACAATCATCGAATGGATTGGAGTGAAGCGGGTGACGAAATATATTGTTGCAGGTTATGCCGTGGATTCTGCTCTTCCTGACATGACACATGAGGATCTGTTGAAGTTAACACATCTGAACGTAGCCTTCGGACATGTTAAGAATGATACGATCACTACCGAGCATTTAAAAAATGGCCATGTGATCGCGAACATGAAGCGAAATCATCCGAATCTTACGGTGCTGTTGTCTGTAGGGGGATGGAGTGCGGGCGGTTTTTCCGAAGCCGCCTCAACCCAGTCTGGAAGGGAGAGCATGGCTGCATCGGCGGTTAGGGTGCTGGAGGAATATCCTTTTGACGGGATCGATCTGGATTGGGAATATCCTTGTTACGGTGAAGCCGGTATTGCATCCAGCCCTGATGATAAACGGAATTTCACCTTGCTTCTCAAGACGATTCGGGAGGCGATGGATACCAAGGGCGCAGTGGATGGTCGTCATTATCTGCTCACCATTGCGGCAGGTGCTGATCAATACTACGTTGATGGTACAGAGATGGCCGAGGTGCAGCAGTATCTGGACTACGTGCAGTTGATGACCTATGATATGCGCGGCGGTTTTCAGGTTCTGACCGGACACCATACGAATCTGTACACGTCAACAGGAGATCTGTTTCGAATTAGTACGGATGCTTCCGTAAATCTGTTCATCCGCGCCGGCGTTCCGAGAGAGAAGATTGTGATCGGCTCCGCATTTTATTCCCGGATCTGGACGGAGGTTCCTGATCGAAACCACGGGCTTCATCAAATGGCTGGCAGCACAGGCGGCTACGGCCCATCCTTTGCCGAACTGGAAGCGAAGTACATCAACAAGAATGGTTATACCCGTTATTGGGATGAGGAAGCCTGTGCACCGTTTCTGTTCAATGGGTCCAGTCTCATATCGTATGATGATGAAGAATCGATCCAATGCAAAGGTGATTACGTAAAGGATCAAGGTCTGGCCGGCATCATGTTCTGGGAGTACGGCTGTGATCCGACCCACCGTTTGCTTGGTGCACTGCATCAAGGACTTCATTATTTTCCGGCTGGAAAATAGGATAAGTAAGTCGGAGCAGGCGGATCAGATTATGTATATGGACTAAAAACATACGAAGGGGCCGTTCCATAAGTCAAGAGCATGACTTATGGAACGGCCCCTTGTTTGCATTATTTTGGTCTAATGAATCACGCACTGCGTCACAGAGGTGATATCTCCATTTATCCAATACACTCCTCGTCATCATCATCC of Paenibacillus sp. FSL R5-0517 contains these proteins:
- a CDS encoding carbohydrate-binding family 9-like protein, whose protein sequence is MNRSGVPEPRIEYAPKHYICKRAQEPLVLDGRVDKAFWEAAPWTDDFVDIEGDLRPKPEKQTRVKMLWDDDYFYFAAELMEDQIWATLTERDSVIFYDNDFEIFIDPDGDSHQYYEFEINALNTVWDLLLVKPYRDGGPPVNGWDISGLKTAVYIDGELNNPGADNRKWSVEVAIPWTSLKECAEGNRPPAPGEFWRVNFSRVEWQTEVQGGEYRKVLNPETGKPYSEDNWVWSPMGIINMHYPELWGYVVFSDDGTDESFALPEDERIKWELRKLYYRERNYYETHGEFTQDMKLLMGEDSWSCEPVIETTRSLFQIAAPSSDGTALICIREDGKLWKE
- a CDS encoding transglutaminase domain-containing protein; the protein is MTSQTLIFSLDAQSLARIEQKFQEKVQFAEARKSELFDIFQQELTEEETWALKYVYAYMPVNDMADYNGDLFLSHVRRALDTRIRVPWGDRVPDHLFLHFVLPYRINTENIEDFRGLIYDELAERTAKLSMADAILETNYWCHEKATYIGSDLRTISPLTMIQNARGRCGEESTLAVAALRSIGIPARQVYTPRWAHCDSNHAWVEAWADGQWYYIGACEPEARLNQGWFSPPARRAMLINTRIYANYPGPEDITLSEKGFTEINLLENYAPTRTIRVKVNNEQGEPVPDASVRFELYNAAEFYPIAEVRTDAQGEVALKTGYGDLLIRAVSEGKWREILFKAQGNDHVELVLDSSEQPAGSVDFDMVPPPEGDGENTVALSEEQIQIHNRRLEEGAQTRSEYEDTFLRQEEAVSLAHSVGLPQVRVWNILQKARGNSHEIAAFIEECSNVYGEWPLRLLESMNEKDLIDTSRQTLHDHLIGALSQQGSWAEDTFVRYILCPRISYEMLVPYRSVFQYAFSADEAAAFRENPSTLVRMLEQQYEYYDDLPNLKGKGNPIGTFSLMKGDAQSLDILFVAVCRSLGIPARLHPSAQKPQYLCDRGWEDVVFSLTLPPTQGSITWGKLQLRRDPKSTQDTPAASYFENFSFARLEDGIYKTLIYPYGSTDVYSEPYEVEPGAYRLTTGIRLKDGTVNVRFVYFTVNAGDTTEVVLTYREIEVDIPVLGKLAPGSILTHLNGSEVELEELLGSEGAIAAWIEPEREPTKHLIRELCELAEPLDKLGIPIVLIIGDTEWNASFDPVGYPKLPICTVFVRDSNYASLSGFISKPAAHEAGYPHLFVLDNQLQIRYSASGYKIGTGKEALQIAAAITQSSNGLE
- a CDS encoding glycoside hydrolase family 18 protein, whose product is MTKYIVAGYAVDSALPDMTHEDLLKLTHLNVAFGHVKNDTITTEHLKNGHVIANMKRNHPNLTVLLSVGGWSAGGFSEAASTQSGRESMAASAVRVLEEYPFDGIDLDWEYPCYGEAGIASSPDDKRNFTLLLKTIREAMDTKGAVDGRHYLLTIAAGADQYYVDGTEMAEVQQYLDYVQLMTYDMRGGFQVLTGHHTNLYTSTGDLFRISTDASVNLFIRAGVPREKIVIGSAFYSRIWTEVPDRNHGLHQMAGSTGGYGPSFAELEAKYINKNGYTRYWDEEACAPFLFNGSSLISYDDEESIQCKGDYVKDQGLAGIMFWEYGCDPTHRLLGALHQGLHYFPAGK